From Flavobacterium arcticum, the proteins below share one genomic window:
- a CDS encoding murein L,D-transpeptidase catalytic domain family protein, which produces MINNFFTSIFFIFFSVTSPTTTNTISALDVKKVIATATEGKVLSAESIYKNLDANSLTLPDFTCFAKALNGFNKLKALGEIKKDLLTVIDFSKSSNDKRLWIIDMETQTVLYNTYVAHGRNSGNEFATTFSNTSSSYKSSLGFYATGEIYKGKHGESLRLDGLEAGINSNARSRAIVMHAADYVSKSFIAQNKRLGRSLGCPALPNHLNKEIINLITGKSCLFIYHPTNKYLQASKLLS; this is translated from the coding sequence ATGATTAATAACTTTTTTACTTCTATTTTCTTTATATTTTTTTCTGTTACTAGTCCAACTACTACAAATACTATTTCAGCTTTAGATGTAAAAAAAGTGATTGCAACAGCTACTGAAGGTAAAGTGCTAAGTGCAGAAAGTATATATAAAAACCTTGATGCTAACTCGCTTACATTACCTGATTTTACTTGCTTTGCTAAAGCATTAAATGGTTTTAATAAACTAAAAGCACTGGGAGAAATAAAGAAAGACTTACTTACGGTTATAGACTTTAGTAAATCGTCTAACGATAAACGATTATGGATAATTGATATGGAAACCCAAACGGTGCTATACAATACTTATGTAGCTCACGGGCGCAATAGTGGTAATGAGTTTGCAACTACCTTTTCTAATACATCTAGTTCTTATAAAAGTAGTCTTGGTTTTTATGCTACTGGCGAAATATATAAAGGTAAGCACGGCGAGTCACTTCGTCTTGACGGGCTTGAGGCTGGTATTAATAGTAATGCACGTTCTCGTGCTATAGTAATGCACGCTGCTGACTATGTTAGTAAAAGTTTTATTGCTCAAAACAAAAGACTTGGTAGAAGTTTGGGATGCCCAGCGTTGCCTAACCATTTAAACAAAGAGATTATTAACCTTATTACGGGTAAATCTTGTTTGTTTATATACCACCCTACAAACAAATACTTACAAGCATCAAAGTTATTGTCATAA
- a CDS encoding GNAT family N-acetyltransferase, with protein MQSIKELKSIETYAVRQPVLRPGLPVTSCVFPNDDLNTTIHFGIYDNNSLAGIVSVFENSNKLFAEKIQFQIRGMAILPEHQKKGLGEKLVKKAEGYANSKNGQLLWFNAREVAVGFYKKMGYHTTGNPFDIEGVGIHYVMHKQL; from the coding sequence ATGCAAAGCATAAAAGAACTAAAATCTATAGAAACTTATGCCGTTAGGCAACCTGTTTTACGTCCTGGACTGCCTGTAACATCATGTGTTTTTCCTAATGACGACCTTAACACTACTATACATTTTGGTATTTATGATAACAATAGCCTTGCAGGCATAGTATCTGTATTCGAAAATTCAAATAAATTGTTCGCAGAGAAAATACAATTCCAGATACGCGGTATGGCAATACTACCAGAACATCAAAAAAAAGGACTGGGCGAAAAACTTGTTAAAAAAGCAGAAGGATATGCAAATAGCAAGAATGGGCAGCTACTATGGTTTAATGCAAGAGAAGTTGCGGTAGGTTTTTATAAAAAAATGGGCTACCATACTACTGGTAACCCGTTTGATATTGAAGGTGTAGGTATACACTATGTGATGCACAAACAGCTATAG